From Quercus robur chromosome 8, dhQueRobu3.1, whole genome shotgun sequence:
aaaaatacttagtatttaaaaaaaaaaaaaaaaaaaataggcccTAAGTTTCAAGgtgaataatatcaatcaaaaagTGCAAAGTACAACCAAAAAAGATTTTTGCTCACTATTTTTCGTCCATATCTCACAAAATATTAtgtatttcaagatgaaattaTTTAATGTCAAATTACACATCTAGGCCTTTCTTTAAGCACTTATTCGACCTTctactcaaaaaagaaaaagaaaaaagaaatagttaCTGTCTTCAAAGCTGCCATGCCGGAGGTAACCCAAAATCCGCAAAGAGCTTGTCTAAGAAAACTAGTTGTGGGAAGATTCTCTACAGAAATTTCGCTTGAGAATGCTAAAATTGAATCTTGAATTGCTTTGATCCCAAAAAAGTCCAATCTCATCACCTTCTTTTAGTTCCCTCCTTATCACAAATtccttggtccaatcttcaatGAAGACATTGCTCCCATTTGTTCTCTGTTTGAAGATTAATTGATGTTCAGACTTGGtatcaaaatcccaaaaaacCACTTGCACTCCATACTTGGTTATGAAATcttcaatatatttttgtttgcaaTTAGTCAAAACATGCTTCTTTACCAAGTCTGTCTCCAAAAAGAGACTCACCCATTGCCCGTTAGTATTGCTTGCCTCAATCCTCTTCCTTATAACCCAAGTATCCTCAAAGCCAAGCTTCCAGTCCATTGAAGCACCCCTATGACTTTCTTCCTTTTCAACTTCATAGCCattaactttctttcttttccttatttCACAATTTAGAGACGAAAGAGAGACATTACTAGCAAAGTTTTCGGGTGATTTCCtcttttggttgatgcaattaGGACCATAACCCAACCTCAATTCTGTTGAGACCTCTTCTACTTCATGCTGGTTCTTGGTCTTAGATAGTTTTGCTTCACTAATTTGAGGTTCGCGGTCTTTCTTTTCCATCGTagcaagaaaattataaaagacAGGTTCTCTTTGCTTCCTTgttgaaaaaatcaaattaatctGATCATTAGTTGGGATATTCTCCGTCACGACCTTGGATAAAACCGATGGAAGTTCACTCTTTTTGCCATCTCTTAGTTCTTGGTTTCGCTGGGCTTGTAGCATAGCACTCCTTAGCTTCAGGGCCTCTAGCCTAGTATATTTATGCTTCAATGCAGCAAGTTTATAGTCAATAGCTTGTCCAGTTTTGAGTTTAGAGAATAAACCCGACTCTGATTGCCACGGTAATGCAGATGAACTGGGTATAGAGGACCCTGAAAATCCCTCCATCACGTTGAGaaaaattaagagagaaaaaagtttaacaattatgggttttttttttttttttttgaatgaatgaGAAAGACAAGGCAGTGTTGGAGTTAaatagaagaagagagaataAACGGTATGAGAGATATTCAATTCGAACACGGAAAACTAAAACTCTTTCGCAAGAAATCTAAAAAATCTAAGAATGGGCTTAGTCGGTGGTTCCAATTTCAAACGGCTAGAAGAGCAGAGCATATGGGTCTATGAATTGGGCCTTGATGGTCGTATGGGTTAGGGCCATAGTTCCAATTAGGTAAATAAGTTTAGGACATAGCCACTTTCACAAGTATCGAGGTAGCCGTGTTTTTTATTGATATCtctatgggtccgtttggatacagcttattgagtgcgtttggattgcactgaaaGTTGCTGAATTTGTGGCTGcgttttccagtttttttttttttttttttttttttttcctctcagccgcactatttgaccaagtccactgtgaacagtgcatttgtgcactgttcacggacccacaaattccactttttatcaactttttcattaaaaatgggtcccacgatattatttacacatttaaaaattattttgctacagtgttttcagtttcagttttcagtttcagcaaaaataagctcaatccaaacggacccattgttgctgaaactgaaaactgaaaactgaaaactgaaaacactgtagcaaaataatttttaaatgtgtaaatagtaccgtgggacccatttttaatattttttaacatgTGAACAGTAACAGCACAgtacgtgaacagtgcatttacTGTTcataatagtgaaatttgtcctcccaaagtcaacaaaagcgggccaaaaaaaaaaaaaaaaaaaaaaaagagaaaacgtAAACTCAGCAAAACGTGGACGCAGACGCCGAGCGCAAACGCTCACTATATATATTTGGGAAAGCTAGTTACTATTTTTATTGActattattgaataaaataccCTAATATATCATATTACTATtacacttaaataaaataaaaatatgaaatatataaggaaatttaatagctaaattaaaaaaaaatatatatatatttccacgTACAACTCCACTACCAACCAGTTACACaatttaggattttatttttttaaactcatcCACAAATGGTTCTTAGATTTGGACCGGATTGTATGGTTCAATTTGATTAAGGCTTAGTTTGGAATGAGCTGAAAACCCAGCACGTCTACATCTgcgtttttcccttttttttttttttttttttttttgagacttgcggctactgttcatgcactgttcaatgaacagtagccgtaaagtttgactttttaaactttttttaagtcaatcagtgcacatcgtgtactgttcacggacccacaaatttcacttttcagtaactttttcattaaaaatgggtctcacggtactattcatatatttaaaaattatttttctacagtgtttttcagttttcagtttcagttttcagttcacagctgtatccaaacggaccctaattGTGAATCTCTCACCATGGTTCTTTTTACCCTAAGAACCTTTTTCTGTGAAAAAACATGGAACCGTTGTTAGACCGTATGGTTCTGAGAACCGTGGCCGATTTTAGGGTtcacatagatttttttttttttttttttctctcaattatAGCATTGAATGGGGTCGTACAgaaataaaaactatattttggccaaaaagtatatattcggtaaagaatttgaataaaagaaaaaagaaatcgtgaaagagaaaaaaaaaattaaatagagagCTACCACccctattttcttcttctttcttggaaTCGCTTCGCTAGATACCAGCTTCTTCAGCTCCTAGAGCTATTCCTTTGCTTTTGTTTGTATTGCTTTTTTAGGTTTGTGAGTTAGTCATGTGAGCATTGGAAGGATTAAGTCTGTGCTTTGCTTTTTACAAAGTCTTGAGCCCCACATGATATGATGTATTATCATATCATCTTTTTTGTCCCCTGGTGCCTGGTACAAATAGatgcttataattttttttaataaaaaaatgattattattattgggtaGATATTTCATATTTGGGCTTAAGGTAAATACATTATACGTCGCTAAAATATAGATTTATAGTTTTAATtggattattttagttaatatttctattttgtaCTAATttagtatatttatttatattcctCGATTTAACTTCGGtctaatttcaaaaactttgaacttctttttttacgattcattcAATGGTCAAGTTTGAAAACCAGTACAAACCCACTACCAAGTAGATACACAATCTTTTAGCAAAATTTTACGATTTTATCTTTTAAACTTATCCACAATGGCACAATATAGACTACTGGACACCATTatcttttccttaaaaaaaaaaaaaaaaaaaaaaaaaaaaaaaaaaaaaaaaaacactcttaacatgaaatttgactaaactaattttttatctttgcaaaattttcagattctctTTTTAAAACTCATCCAACCTcattattgtttgaaaaatgttaatttacaacatttttgcaatacttttgtaataaattctaagtgacaggttgttatgagtgggaaaaaaataatttaaattgtgatttcttGTGAAAATTGTGTAGATGTAGCACCTCTTTTACTGtttctatataaaataaaaaaataaaagataaaaaaatctctcttaattatcttttctttaaaaaaaataaaaaaaacccatataACTTACCTATCTCCCACTAACccaaaaaaaccttttttttttttttttaatttattttatttttttcccttatacTATGTTTAAGTAAGGGCAAAACTTGATAAAAATACTTCTTTAACTCACACGTAAAACACaatctacaaaataggaccgcACTCACAATTGGTTTTCAAATTCAGTTTGTTTCTTCCGCAATTTTCACAGTTCTCTCAAGTCTATGTTAATTTTCTTTCCACCATTATCATCATCTTTTCAATTTGCTCCTGCTCAAATTTACTCATTCTCAATGATGTGTATGTCAATGTACtcactcttttctcttttgattttctttttaattttttttaaaaaaatcaacagcTTTCTAATACTTTTTAATTACAACCACTACAACCTATCTATTGATAAGATTTTCACAATTGATTTCTATTGAATTTCGTACGTTACTATGccttttcttcattatttctaAAGGCTTACGTTACTTTGTTGAATTTGGTACGTTTGCATTTCTTTGTTGCAAGGAGGGAACCTAGAACaaattagattttcttttgttttttatgagTTGCTCTCCAGCATTTGCTTTTTCGTATTTGGTTACGTTACATTGTTATCATTCTCTTTCCATATCATTATcttatcttttgttttgttttgttttgttttttttgttttgttttgttttgttttgttggtctGTTTGATAAGTgtttaatattttctctaattGATTCCATTATTTTCCCTATCACTAACATGTGGTTAGAACTAATGGAGGTATGTGCCACCCACATTCTCTCACCAATTGTTTCATATGGTTTGAATTGATGGAGGtatatttttgtctctttttttgtggttattgatcaggtttgaaatttttgactaataaatttcaacaaacatCAAATTATGTGTTACTAGCCTTCTATTTTTACCAGCCTCTAAAGCGTGGTTATTTAATGTTTGTGATTAGAATTGTATTTACGAATTTTACGTCTTTTTGAATGTGTTCTAAGTGgtgctctctcttcctcctattctttttcttcttgatgtttgttagttttcttatatttaagccttaacatttatttttattctggtctttattttttagggtgacatttcaacaattttgttagattGCATAGCAAACACATTGGATGAATTCAGGTGAGAgaatttacaaaaattattgtataatTAAGGAAAACATAAAGTGgaattcaatctttttttttttttttgagagagtttttaACTTATGGCGTCTgcttctgatgatagctctttctcatcaaaccaagacaccaatcagtttttggtgtaggcggggattgaacaccagatctcttatacaaccatcagagactttaccagttgaattaactggaacccacaagtGGAATTCAATCTATTAAGTGGttgttaaaaacttttttttttttaaacatcctACCTGTGCCTATATTTATCAATTTGTGTAACACTAAATTTTCAGTTAATTGAAACGGTTAAACTTTAGATTCATTTTTCTCAATCTCATCTCTTTCctatgaaatttaatattttcatttgttaTGCATTTCATTgcaattctttttaaaaaagaaaatacatattttaaattaGAGAATTTATTGGTGATTTAATAGTAGATGCTAACGTTGAAAAACTTTCttagtgagtttttttttttttggtggctttTAAGCATCCTAAACTTTAGTTATTGATGTGTTCTAAGTGCCTATCTTTTAGGATACTTTATAACAACATATctaccatttaaaaaatttcacaacgtgattttttagcattttaaactttagtttTCGTTATGTGCTAAGTGACTACCATTAAATATAACTTCATAgctaccatttaaaaaaaattaaaattaaaaaaaaaaaaaaaacagctgaCTACGTGAGAGCCTTTTTCGCAATTGCAATTTTTGTTATGGGTGTGTACTAATTGACTACCTTTTAGGACTAAGTGGCTACCTcttagaattttgaaaaaaaattgataactcTCATTTAACAGAAATGATAATTGTGAGACTCTTTCCTACAATTATGGTTAGTTTCCTATAGTTTCTTTTTTAGTGAATCCGACAAGACGCTCTATGTTGTATATcttttctgtccttagaaagtTGAAAGTCTAAAAGGAATAGTTTCCattcattaaaattttgggcttgggtgcaaaaaaataatagatgcACCAAATAAAATTACGTCACTTGATACTAAACCTAGAGAATATGTGAACTTCTCATATTGTATTATTGGTGATTTAAGAAATTgatactattaattttttttttttttttacttccacTAAGGCTTAATCCTATTTCCAGTGTGAGTTCATATATGTCcatattaattaaatctaattattgacaacaaaaaccacaaaaaataatttgattatCAAGTACTGAAGAACAACACCACCATGCAACAATAAATAATCCACACATCCAAACTCTTGACGGATACATGCCACTAATGAATGGAACTCCAGAATACTAAAAATCCTCTTAGTACCCAAGACTATAAATTGAGGTAATATCCAAGTAATCAACTTGATAGTAGGAAACAACTATCAAAACCCAtgcaattaaattctaaaaataagtaACGTAAACTAGCCTTTGAGCACGTGCTCACATACTTTTTAAACTAGCTTTTTAATTAAGTGATATAGTTTATTCTCTTTTATTAGAAGAATCATGATTAGATCCCTCCTACCTATTAGGAAGAAGTTTTCCTCTAAACCAATTCAAAAGAAACTTCCTTGAACCTACCATGTGGTGGTTGAGAAATGTCATCCTGGTGTACTTCAaatcatatacttttttttttttttttgaatcatttGATTTATGCAAATAATACATGTGATGGTTTTATGAATTGTCACATGGGTAAAAAAGATTGTTCCAATGGCACAATATAGACTTCTAGACATTATTatcttttccttaaaaaaaaaaattttaaaaaaataaataaataaacactcttaacatgaaatttgacc
This genomic window contains:
- the LOC126696048 gene encoding uncharacterized protein LOC126696048 — translated: MEGFSGSSIPSSSALPWQSESGLFSKLKTGQAIDYKLAALKHKYTRLEALKLRSAMLQAQRNQELRDGKKSELPSVLSKVVTENIPTNDQINLIFSTRKQREPVFYNFLATMEKKDREPQISEAKLSKTKNQHEVEEVSTELRLGYGPNCINQKRKSPENFASNVSLSSLNCEIRKRKKVNGYEVEKEESHRGASMDWKLGFEDTWVIRKRIEASNTNGQWVSLFLETDLVKKHVLTNCKQKYIEDFITKYGVQVVFWDFDTKSEHQLIFKQRTNGSNVFIEDWTKEFVIRRELKEGDEIGLFWDQSNSRFNFSILKRNFCRESSHN